Proteins encoded in a region of the Parafrankia discariae genome:
- a CDS encoding GNAT family N-acetyltransferase encodes MVDELPDGLVPRHPMPDDQRRVLAVMDAWWAGFQGDAGSLQRSLLLPRLFFQHFTDSSFLVERDDGALVAFLVGFVSQSQPEVAYIHFVGVDPSVRRRGVGVSLYHRFFRLATARGCRRVRCVTSPGNAASLAFHTGIGFQVEPGDAMIEGLPVHRDYDGPGLHRVAFTRTLTDPTSRL; translated from the coding sequence GTGGTTGACGAGCTTCCCGACGGTCTGGTGCCGCGTCATCCCATGCCGGACGACCAGCGGCGTGTCCTGGCGGTCATGGACGCCTGGTGGGCGGGTTTCCAGGGTGACGCCGGGTCGCTGCAGCGCAGCCTGCTGCTCCCGCGGTTGTTCTTCCAGCACTTCACCGACAGCAGTTTCCTGGTGGAACGCGACGACGGTGCTCTGGTGGCGTTCCTCGTCGGGTTCGTGTCGCAGTCCCAGCCCGAGGTCGCCTACATCCACTTCGTCGGGGTCGATCCGTCGGTGCGCCGCCGCGGCGTCGGTGTGAGTCTCTACCACCGGTTCTTCCGCCTGGCGACCGCCCGGGGCTGCCGCCGGGTGCGGTGTGTCACCAGCCCCGGCAACGCGGCCTCGTTGGCGTTCCACACCGGCATCGGTTTCCAGGTGGAACCCGGCGACGCCATGATCGAAGGTCTTCCCGTCCACCGCGACTATGACGGACCAGGACTACATCGTGTCGCCTTCACCCGGACGCTCACCGACCCGACGTCGCGGCTCTGA
- a CDS encoding WD40 repeat domain-containing protein, translating into MNLVEGTLETDERRAVIQWALRDSAPRAAGACIQVGTLSDGWYVWHNGFGLRRFEDKAAAWLAVRSLMGRHTGRWEQVPTDPGPFLASFPPDGSRVLYDTAADDCLYDLWGDDSEATWDRFLAAFNKGESLRVTETHALLGGSIELIRYCDPLTGVERFAVHTAREEGVDWHVVDYPERGPAEAAYERSVRGNVDDERPFRSSDVVDVGVDRRSKPPADLYVHPSGWIMAADDKHEYIDIHGVPPRVSWPPAPPLRRPGPVSAMTTQPRDWDPVEVRVRDVTPAAWLRDDAELQPRSLALIALADGRRLLASAHDSGAHVWSTGDGAKLRTVSGHSEWVLAVALTVLSDGRVVLATGGKDHLARVWSAQDGAALVEIDWHQAPVNAVAWAYPPGDVPWLITGSDDARVRLWDVETQRSVGEFQVGSPRVDLVWSVAAAVLSDSSVCVVAGVEDFRAARIHVWNSFEQDRPAGERPRSHEFVLDCADSMSSVPAVAVATLVDRSFRVAAIAGSTVRIWDGHTGEVLRTLPAPGDGHGGDIALAVLPDLRVVVAAARGRETLVWEVESGAVIARFDDATASYPPVVSLVALPDGGLLLATGRGGGGPARLLQVDPRW; encoded by the coding sequence GTGAACCTGGTGGAGGGCACGCTGGAGACAGACGAACGCCGCGCCGTCATACAGTGGGCGCTGCGGGACTCCGCCCCGCGGGCCGCGGGTGCCTGCATCCAGGTCGGTACCCTGTCCGACGGCTGGTACGTGTGGCACAACGGTTTCGGGCTGCGGCGGTTCGAGGACAAGGCCGCGGCCTGGCTGGCCGTCCGTAGCCTGATGGGCCGGCACACCGGCCGGTGGGAGCAGGTTCCCACCGACCCGGGACCGTTCCTGGCGTCTTTCCCGCCCGACGGTTCCCGGGTGCTTTACGACACGGCTGCGGACGACTGTCTGTATGACCTGTGGGGGGACGATTCGGAGGCGACGTGGGACCGCTTCCTGGCGGCGTTCAACAAAGGGGAGAGCCTGCGGGTCACCGAGACCCATGCGCTTCTCGGTGGAAGTATCGAGCTGATCAGATACTGTGATCCGCTGACGGGTGTCGAGCGTTTCGCTGTGCATACCGCTCGTGAGGAGGGCGTGGACTGGCATGTCGTCGACTATCCCGAGCGCGGGCCGGCCGAGGCCGCGTACGAGAGGTCCGTCCGCGGGAACGTGGACGACGAGAGGCCCTTTCGCTCCAGCGACGTCGTCGACGTCGGGGTGGACCGCCGGTCGAAGCCGCCAGCCGACCTGTACGTGCACCCCTCCGGCTGGATCATGGCGGCGGACGACAAGCACGAGTACATCGACATCCACGGTGTTCCCCCGCGGGTGTCCTGGCCGCCGGCGCCGCCCCTGCGCCGGCCGGGCCCGGTGAGCGCCATGACGACGCAGCCGCGGGACTGGGATCCGGTGGAGGTGCGGGTCCGCGACGTCACCCCCGCGGCCTGGTTGCGGGATGACGCGGAGTTGCAGCCCAGATCGCTGGCGCTGATCGCGCTTGCCGACGGACGCCGGCTGCTCGCGTCGGCGCACGACAGCGGTGCCCACGTGTGGAGCACTGGTGACGGCGCGAAGCTCCGCACGGTGTCCGGGCACAGCGAATGGGTGCTGGCGGTCGCGTTGACCGTCCTGTCCGATGGGCGGGTCGTCCTGGCCACCGGCGGTAAGGATCATCTTGCCCGGGTGTGGTCCGCCCAGGACGGAGCGGCCCTGGTGGAGATCGACTGGCACCAGGCCCCGGTGAACGCCGTCGCCTGGGCGTACCCACCCGGCGACGTCCCCTGGTTGATCACCGGCAGTGATGACGCGCGGGTACGGCTGTGGGACGTGGAGACCCAGCGCTCGGTCGGGGAGTTCCAGGTCGGCAGCCCCCGCGTGGACCTGGTGTGGTCGGTGGCGGCCGCGGTGCTCTCCGACAGCAGCGTCTGTGTGGTGGCCGGCGTCGAGGACTTCCGCGCCGCCCGCATCCACGTCTGGAACAGCTTCGAGCAGGACCGGCCGGCCGGGGAGCGGCCGAGGTCGCACGAGTTCGTCCTGGACTGCGCCGACTCGATGTCGAGCGTGCCGGCGGTGGCCGTGGCGACCCTGGTGGACCGGTCGTTCCGGGTGGCGGCGATCGCCGGGTCGACCGTACGGATCTGGGACGGTCACACCGGCGAGGTCCTGCGCACCCTGCCCGCGCCCGGCGACGGGCACGGCGGGGACATCGCCCTGGCGGTGCTGCCCGACCTGCGGGTGGTCGTGGCGGCGGCCCGGGGCCGGGAGACACTGGTCTGGGAGGTCGAGTCCGGTGCCGTGATCGCCCGGTTCGACGACGCCACCGCCAGCTACCCGCCGGTGGTCAGCCTCGTCGCTCTTCCCGACGGCGGCCTGCTGCTGGCGACCGGACGGGGCGGCGGCGGTCCGGCCCGGCTTCTGCAGGTGGACCCACGTTGGTGA